The Candidatus Woesearchaeota archaeon sequence ACGCTCGGCTCGAGAAAATAGCATTGGACATTAAACGATCAGAGCCATTTCTTGTGTGGAACGGAGAAACGTACAATCACGACGTAAAAAAATGCCTGCGCATCTGGCCGCAGGACAATGACAGCGAAGGGTTTTTTGTGGCGAAGATACGCAAGGAAGGATGAAAAAATTTATATACAAACAAGCTATTAGAATACAGCAGGATAGACAGGAGATACGTGAGGTGAACAGTATGCCAAAACAACGAGGCGTTGTACAGCTTCAAGGTGAAGAAATTCTTATTTACGGCAAGGGAAAAAAATATGAGGTTGGCCAAAAGCCGCGGTTTCAGCTCAAGCCAAAAATGGATGTTATGTTTGAAGTGAGAACGGGCACGGCAGTCAACATCAATCAAGTTCCCAAGATGCCCGGCCACCGGCAACGGAAATACGAATAAGTGTGAACGCATGGCATACCTCTCAACACACCGCCAACGTGTACATCGGTTTTTCACTACTTCAAATCGTGAAGTGCTCGATCTTGTCAAAGCATGGGCGGCGATTTCACTTGCCTTTGGCATTCTGCTTAATCATGGATTGAGCCTCACGCCCCACTTTTTTACCGTCCTTATTACTGCAGCGTTTACCGTCGGTGTTGGGTTTCTCCTGCATGAAATGGGCCATAAAATTGTGGCACAGAGGTATGGCCTATTTGCGGAATTCCGCTCATTTGACACGATGCTGCTCCTTGCAATCTTTTTTTCGTTTTTCGGATTTATTTTCGCCGCGCCGGGAGCGGTGATGATTCAGGGGCGCGTTTCACGAGAGCAAAACGGAAAAATTTCACTTGCCGGGCCGCTGATTAATGTGCTCTTGGCGCTTCTGTTTTTTGCGGCGCTGCAGGCAACAAACCTGTACGCACTGCGAATTGGGCTGGCGATTAACGCGATGCTTGCGCTATT is a genomic window containing:
- a CDS encoding metalloprotease, which translates into the protein MAYLSTHRQRVHRFFTTSNREVLDLVKAWAAISLAFGILLNHGLSLTPHFFTVLITAAFTVGVGFLLHEMGHKIVAQRYGLFAEFRSFDTMLLLAIFFSFFGFIFAAPGAVMIQGRVSREQNGKISLAGPLINVLLALLFFAALQATNLYALRIGLAINAMLALFNLIPFGNFDGKKIFEWNRQVWGTLLVAGAALMYLSVRTGWI